The Opisthocomus hoazin isolate bOpiHoa1 chromosome 20, bOpiHoa1.hap1, whole genome shotgun sequence genome window below encodes:
- the UNC119 gene encoding protein unc-119 homolog A isoform X2, with the protein MESGTVLFEITKPAASDDCDGALLCAFPERDHNDKKDIDPNAGRFVRYQFTPAFLRLRQVGATVEFTVGDKPINNFRMIERHYFRDQLLKSFDFEFGFCIPSSKNTCEHIYEFPQLSEDLIREMILHPYETQSDSFYFVDNKLVMHNKADYSYSGGP; encoded by the exons ATGGAATCTGGCACAGTCTTGTTTGAAATCACCAAACCAGCAGCTTCAG ACGACTGTGATGGAGCTTTACTTTGCGCTTTTCCAGAACGTGACCACAatgacaagaaggacattgaccCCAATGCTGGACGGTTTGTACGCTATCAGTTCACCCCAGCTTTTCTTAGACTTCGGCAAGTGGGAGCCAC GGTGGAGTTCACAGTAGGGGACAAACCCATTAACAACTTCCGCATGATTGAGAGGCACTACTTCCGGGATCAATTGCTTAAGAGTTTTGATTTTGAATTTGGgttctgcatccccagcagtaaAAATACCTGTGAGCACATCTATGAATTCCCACAGCTCTCTGAGGATCTCA ttcGAGAAATGATTCTTCATCCATATGAGACACAGTCGGACAGTTTCTACTTTGTAGACAACAAGCTCGTGATGCACAACAAGGCAGATTATTCATACAGTGGAGGACCTTGA
- the UNC119 gene encoding protein unc-119 homolog A isoform X1, producing the protein MKVKKSAGAGAGAGAVAAARTEEELGRKGLIGPDDVLGLQRVTSDYLCTPEENVYKIDFTRFKIRDMESGTVLFEITKPAASERDHNDKKDIDPNAGRFVRYQFTPAFLRLRQVGATVEFTVGDKPINNFRMIERHYFRDQLLKSFDFEFGFCIPSSKNTCEHIYEFPQLSEDLIREMILHPYETQSDSFYFVDNKLVMHNKADYSYSGGP; encoded by the exons atgAAGGTGAAGAagagcgccggggccggggccggggccggggccgtggcggcggcgcgcACCGAGGAGGAGCTGGGCCGCAAGGGGCTGATCGGGCCCGACGacgtgctggggctgcagcgggtCACCAGCG ATTATTTGTGCACTCCAGAGGAAAATGTTTACAAGATAGACTTCACCAGGTTCAAAATCCGGGACATGGAATCTGGCACAGTCTTGTTTGAAATCACCAAACCAGCAGCTTCAG AACGTGACCACAatgacaagaaggacattgaccCCAATGCTGGACGGTTTGTACGCTATCAGTTCACCCCAGCTTTTCTTAGACTTCGGCAAGTGGGAGCCAC GGTGGAGTTCACAGTAGGGGACAAACCCATTAACAACTTCCGCATGATTGAGAGGCACTACTTCCGGGATCAATTGCTTAAGAGTTTTGATTTTGAATTTGGgttctgcatccccagcagtaaAAATACCTGTGAGCACATCTATGAATTCCCACAGCTCTCTGAGGATCTCA ttcGAGAAATGATTCTTCATCCATATGAGACACAGTCGGACAGTTTCTACTTTGTAGACAACAAGCTCGTGATGCACAACAAGGCAGATTATTCATACAGTGGAGGACCTTGA
- the PIGS gene encoding GPI-anchor transamidase component PIGS, protein MATAAAMAADEAERARGRRAALSFAAIAVVLGLPLWWRTTETYRAALPYAGIGGLGQQPFQLAVPVAVVFAPGSVPGDLPRPLPFRDAQEMEIAVNLRTSITSRYEMVYRSTTAREEAALGAASAREADTALHPLQDASLGSLTVYVVPETSSLLPQGVSVYVGKHRSALVRAGGGLAALQTRLRQLMQVMSFTASSIAAALSDRAPNSQLGLDARRHLKSSLGYEITFSLLNPDPKSHAVDWDIEDAVNRYVQPILDKLSLVANFSVDSQILYYAVLGVTPRFDKESSSFLLSAHSLPHVINPVEARLGSSAASLHPVLNFLLYVPERSHSPLYIQDKDGAPVSTNAFHSPRWGGIMIYNVEAPASPQASLPLHVDVDMVRVMEVFLAQLRLLFGLSWEELPPEFLLESPGNEGLADWELDRLLWAHTMENIATVSTTLTSLAQLLDKIGNIVIKDDVASEVYRAVASAQSAMAELATGHLHSAFQASKEAVTSSERAFFDPSLLHLLYFPDDQKFAIYIPLFLPMAVPILLSLAKIVRETRQRKKEPTKMD, encoded by the exons ATGGCGAcggcggcggcgatggcggcggatGAAGCAG agcgggcgcggggccggcgggccgcCCTCTCCTTCGCCGCCATCGctgtggtgctggggctgccgctgTGGTGGAGGACGACCGAGACCTACCGCGCCGCCCTGCCCTACGCCGGCATCGGCGGGCTGGGCCAGCAGCCG TTCCAGCTGGCCGTGCCCGTCGCCGTGGTCTTCGCCCCGGGGTCGGTGCCCGGGGACCTGCCGAGGCCGCTGCCCTTCAGGGACGCGCAAGAGATGGAGATCGCCGTGAACC TGAGGACCAGCATCACGTCCCGCTACGAGATGGTCTATCGCAGCACCACGGCGCGGGAGGAGGCAGCGCTGGGTGCGGCTTCTGCGCGAG AGGCTGACACTGCTCTGCACCCGCTGCAGGACGCCTCGCTGGGCTCTCTGACCGTGTACGTGGTCCCCGAAACCTCCTCTCTCCTGCCTCAG GGCGTCAGCGTCTATGTGGGGAAGCACCGCAGCGCCCtggtgagggctggggggggcctggCCGCCCTCCAGACCCGCCTCCGGCAGCTCATGCAGGTGATGTCCTTCACGGCCAGTTCCATCGCTGCCGCCCTCTCGGACCGTGCGCCCAACAGCCAGCTCGGCCTTGACGCCCGGCGGCACTTGAAATCCAGCCTGG GGTACGAGATCACCTTCAGCCTGCTAAACCCCGACCCCAAGTCCCACGCTGTGGACTGGGACATCGAGGATGCTGTGAACCGCTACGTGCAGCCCATCCTGGACAAACTGAGCTTGGTGGCCAACTTCTCTGTTGACTCGCAG ATCCTGTACTACGCTGTCCTAGGAGTGACGCCACGCTTTGATAAGGAGTCCTCCAGCTTCCTCTTGAGCGCCCACAGCCTCCCACACGTCATCAACCCTGTGGAGGCCCGGCTGG GCTCAAGCGCTGCCTCGCTCCACCCCGTGCTGAACTTCCTGCTGTACGTGCCGGAGCGTTCCCACTCGCCCCTGTACATCCAGGACAAGGATGGAGCCCCAGTGAGCACCAACGCCTTCCACAGCCCCCGCTGGGGCGGCATCATG ATTTACAACGTTGAAGCCCCTGCTTCCCCCCAAGCCTCCCTCCCACTGCACGTGGACGTGGACATGGTGCGAGTGATGGAGGTTTTCCTGGCCCAGCTCCG gttACTGTTTGGGTTGTCTTGGGAGGAGCTTCCCCCCGAGTTCCTGCTGGAGAGCCCGGGGAACGAGGGCCTGGCCGACTGGGAGCTGGACCGCCTGCTCTGGGCCCACACCATGGAGAACATTGCCACAGTGTCTACCACCTTGACCTCGCTGGCACAGCTCCTGGACAAGATTGGGAACATTGTCATCAAAGATGATGTTGCCTCTGAG GTCTACCGAGCAGTGGCCTCGGCACAGAGCGCCATGGCCGAGCTGGCCACGGGCCACCTGCActcagctttccaggccagcaagGAGGCAGTCACCTCCTCGGAGCGGGCCTTCTTTGACCCGtctcttctccatctcctctACTTCCCTGATGACCAGAAATTTGCCATCTACATCCCGCTCTTCCTGCCCATGGCTGTCCCCATTCTCCTCTCCCTGGCCAAGATTGTGCGGGAGACCAGGCAGCGTAAGAAGGAGCCCACCAAGATGGACTGA
- the ALDOC gene encoding fructose-bisphosphate aldolase C, whose amino-acid sequence MTHQYPALTAEQKKELSDIALRIVAPGKGILAADESVGSMAKRLNQIGVENTEENRRLYRQILFSADSRVKKCIGGVIFFHETMYQKADDGTPFVQMIKDKGIVVGIKVDKGVVPLAGTDGETTTQGLDGLSERCAQYKKDGADFAKWRCVLKISDNTPSALAIMENANVLARYASICQQNGIVPIVEPEILPDGDHDLKRCQYVTEKVLAAVYKALSDHHVYLEGTLLKPNMVTPGHSCPTKYSPEEIAMATVTALRRTVPPAVPGVTFLSGGQSEEEASINLNAINTCPLLRPWALTFSYGRALQASALSAWRGQRDNATAATEEFVKRAEVNGLAALGKYEGSGDDSGAAGQSLYVANHAY is encoded by the exons ATGACGCACCAATACCCCGCGCTGACGGCCgagcagaagaaggagctgtCGGACATCGCGCTGCGTATCGTGGCCCCGGGCAAGGGCATCTTGGCTGCCGATGAGTCCGTAG ggagcaTGGCGAAGCGCCTCAACCAGATCGGGGTGGAGAACACGGAGGAGAACCGCCGGCTGTACCGCCAGATCCTCTTCAGCGCCGACAGCCGGGTGAAGAAATGCATCGGGGGCGTCATCTTCTTCCACGAGACCATGTACCAGAAGGCTGACGACGGCACCCCCTTTGTCCAGATGATCAAGGACAAGGGCATCGTCGTGGGCATCAAG GTGGACAAGGGCGTCGTGCCGCTGGCCGGGACGGATGGCGAGACCACCACGCAGG GTCTGGACGGGCTGTCGGAGCGCTGTGCCCAGTACAAGAAGGACGGGGCTGACTTTGCCAAGTGGCGCTGCGTGCTGAAAATCAGTGACAACACCCCCTCCGCGCTCGCCATCATGGAGAACGCCAACGTCCTGGCCCGCTACGCCAGCATCTGCCAGCAG AACGGCATCGTGCCCATCGTGGAGCCAGAGATCCTGCCCGATGGTGACCACGACCTCAAGCGGTGCCAGTACGTGACAGAGAAG gtgctggcAGCTGTCTACAAGGCACTGAGCGACCACCACGTCTACCTGGAGGGGACCCTGCTGAAGCCCAACATGGTGACCCCTGGGCACTCCTGCCCCACCAAGTACAGCCCCGAGGAGATCGCCATGGCCACTGTTACCGCCCTGCGCCGCACCGTGCCCCCAGCCGTGCCAG GTGTCACCTTCCTGTCCGGGGGTCAGAGTGAGGAGGAGGCTTCCATCAACCTCAACGCCATCAACACGTGCCCGCTGCTGCGGCCGTGGGCCCTCACCTTCTCCTACGGGCGGGCGCTGCAGGCGTCGGCGCTCAGCGCCTGGCGTGGGCAGCGGGACAATGCCACCGCCGCCACTGAGGAGTTCGTCAAGCGTGCAGAG GTGAACGGGCTGGCGGCGCTGGGCAAGTACGAGGGCAGCGGGGACGActcgggggctgccgggcagTCCCTCTACGTGGCCAACCACGCGTACTGA
- the SPAG5 gene encoding sperm-associated antigen 5, with protein MWAAQTPAVSRAAGVGARSRRGGRDHAGLPGGGWGAAAGPVRAGALPAQQRPRRPPLQELRLQPAAERTSLTPLLRRLRLKDHDCVTPVPRTRGPPGSVAPVPCTPGPPGSAILPPPSSTPVVPCTPEAPSSAIPEPPGTPILGPNTLENPGSPTLKPGAPEPPRSRTLVPGPPGTSSTPQEAPLHGWRLAPTDLSCSPVAPEPRAEDGSADPPPCQGTPEGGESSAPAPPEQSPPRPPPIEADRSEPAGSEAAATPSPSLEVAPSSVSWVLPLVWLEKSLNASSLLESLRHSLTLPAPRRAAGTSVTPVPTAAAGTSVTPVPTAAAGTSVTPVPTAAAGTFMTPRDLWERSTNTSVGGPACAKDSAAETDSLLWHCPREQLKSLSRAELEGRLESTLIIIEALSLQLRDWQESQRPLPGVGPAEQRDALTQTDVTRPKGEEEIYHNLYLELRKKTGALQRQRAAEQDVQRELEQAAAGTSAWSRQCLLFRGLADAAFQSLWDDQEALDREREQARALVSRCRAVLESVPGKLRSCLEERDTMRQRVDEALRAKEEGDRFLEVFRAHASARISARDQSLASQRELGKLLADAIDQQASLAAEAQPFREFIDVTFENLEEERRALDAEREQTRALVSRCRAVLESVPGKLRSCLEERDTMRQQADEALQAKEEASGQLEETSAALRDTAAQLEQLTVTNSCLSTDMSNLMTKMANVEQERDALQQENEKQWEEMAWLARERDTLQRERKGLCQELREATECREFLDQENRMLRTQLLEVEAKLKSTLAALQERSLQYEELMDSHQCLREEQAALCQELENTKAELLDLQLKRDKVSWCSTDITESKTRLQELAACLRAALQEQDEDAPSRSRAWTPAPRTPGWWTPGWQTPRRAWTPACRTPACRTPYRAGSSFVGSVLKAVSGKDADEAVGGGSAFSKDKSASTPKPREPEVGLLESVRELRAVVSDLTMLSSRIQELEQSEFKALQTEISDLQLRLETVTAESQEKMDAQAATITKLNKALRGKLENEKELQDVVKQQEEKMLQLIDKSGEVTRLKGEVSQLKRSLQRAETEAKVLWEEMRGQEPKVDAAYVQERVLLRQEVDKLRLLLLEKEDENLLLSDKHLEQVQGLELRLHQAQKVLRTHEEMQEKMKEVLSVVPEVAAGCQELQSLLRYLGLKPASVSKEAAEPL; from the exons ATGTGGGCCGCCCAGACCCCCGCCGTGa GTAGAGCCGCGGGGGTGGGGGCGAGAtcccggcggggcggccgcgacCACGCGGGGTTGCCCGGAGGTGGCTGGGGGGCGGCGGCCGGTCCGGTTCGGGCGGGAGCGTTACCG GCGCAGCAGCGGCCCCGGCGCCCCCCCCTGCAGGAGCtgcggctgcagccggcagccgAGCGCACCAGCCTCACTCCGCTGCTCCGCCGGCTGCGGCTCAAG GACCATGACTGCGTCACCCCAGTGCCCCGCACCCGGGGGCCCCCTGGCAGTGTCGCCCCGGTGccctgcaccccaggaccccctggAAGTGCtatcctgcccccccccagcagcacccccgtAGTGCCTTGCACCCCGGAGGCCCCCAGCAGCGCCAtcccagagcccccagggacTCCCATACTGGGGCCCAACACCTTGGAGAACCCCGGGAGTCCCACCCTGAAGCCTGgggcccccgagccccccaggaGTCGCACCCTGGTACCCG gaccccccggCACCAGCTCCACCCCGCAGGAAGCTCCCCTCCACGGCTGGCGACTGGCACCCACAGACCTCTCCTGCAGCCCCGTGGCCCCCGAGCCCAGGGCTGAGGATGGGAGTGCGGATCCCCCGCCTTGCCAAGGCACCCCCGAGGGGGGCGAATcctcagcccctgcccccccagagcagagcccccccagaccccctcccATCGAGGCAGATAGGTCAGAGCCTGCTGGGTCGGAGGCAGCGGCCACCCCTAGCCCCTCGCTCGAGGTGGCCCCGAGTTCTGTGTCCTGGGTGTTGCCGCTGGTGTGGCTGGAGAAGAGCCTCAACGCCTCGTCCTTGCTGGAGTCCCTGCGGCACAGCCTGACCCTGCCCGCACCACGGCGGGCCGCCGGGACCAGCGTCACCCCCGTGCCCACCGCGGCCGCCGGGACCAGTGTCACCCCCGTGCCCACCGCGGCCGCCGGGACCAGCGTCACCCCCGTGCccaccgcggctgctggcaccttCATGACCCCCCGGGACCTGTGGGAGAGGAGCACGAACACGTCCGTGGGTGGCCCTGCCTGCGCCAAGGACAGCGCTGCCGAAACGGACTCCCTGCTCTGGCA ctgtccccggGAGCAGCTGAAGTCCCTGTCACGGGCAGAGCTGGAGGGGCGGCTGGAGAGCACCCTCATCATCATCGAAGCCCTCTCGCTCCAGCTGCGCGACTGGCAGGAGAGCCAGCGGCCGCTGCCCGGCGTGGGGCCAGCTGAGCAGAGGGACGCGCTCACGCAGACGGACGTCACCCGCCCCAAAGGG GAGGAGGAGATCTACCACAACCTCTACCTGGAGCTGCGGAAGAAAACGGGGGCCCTGCAGCGGCAGCGGGCAGCGGAGCAGGACGTGCAGCGGGAGCTGGAGCAGGCCGCCGCGGGGACG AGCGCCTGGAGCAGGCAGTGCCTCCTCTTCCGGGGCCTGGCGGATGCCGCGTTTCAGAGCTTGTGGGACGACCAAGAAGCCCTGGACCGGGAG CGGGAGCAGGCGAGGGCCCTGGTGTCCCGGTGCCGGGCCGTGCTGGAGAGTGTTCCTGGCAAGCTGCGGAGCTGCCTGGAGGAGCGGGACACCATGAGGCAGCGAGTGGACGAAGCCCTCCGAGCCAAGGAGGAG GGCGATCGCTTCCTGGAGGTCTTCCGTGCCCACGCCAGCGCCCGGATCAGCGCCCGTGACCAGAGCCTGGCCTCCCAGCGAGAGCTGGGCAAGCTGCTGGCAGATGCCATCGACCAGCAG GCGTCCCTGGCTGCCGAGGCTCAGCCTTTCCGGGAATTCATAGATGTCACCTTCGAAAatctggaggaggagaggagagccctGGACGCGGAG CGCGAGCAGACAAGGGCCCTGGTGTCCCGGTGCCGGGCCGTGCTGGAGAGCGTGCCCGGCAAGCTGCGGAGCTGCCTGGAGGAGCGGGACACCATGAGGCAGCAAGCGGACGAAGCCCTCCAAGCCAAGGAGGAG GCGTCCGGCCAGCTGGAGGAGACCTCGGCGGCCCTGCGGGACACGGCGGCTCAGCTGGAGCAGCTGACGGTGACCAACTCCTGCCTCAGCACAG ACATGAGCAACCTGATGACGAAAATGGCCAACGTGGAGCAGGAACGGGATGCGCTGCAGCAGGAGAACGAGAAGCAGTGGGAGGAGATGGCCTG GCTGGCACGGGAGAGGGACACCCTGCAGCGGGAGAGGAAGGGGCTGTGCCAGGAGCTGCGAGAAGCAACCGAGTGCCGGGAG TTCCTTGACCAGGAGAACCGCATGCTCCGCAcgcagctgctggaggtggaggCCAAGCTGAAGTCCACGCTGGCTGCCCTGCAGGAGCGCAGCCTGCAGTACGAGGAGCTGATGGATTCCCACCAGTGCCTGCG GGAAGAGCAGGCTGCCCTCTGCCAGGAGCTGGAGAACACCAAGGCCGAGCTCCTCGACTTGCAGCTCAAGAGGGACAAGGTCTCCTGGTGCTCCACGGACATCACAGAGAGCAAGACGCGGCTGCAGGAGCTCGCCGCCTGCCTCAGGGCCGCTCTGCAGGAGCAG GATGAGGATGCCCCATCAAGAAGCAGAGCCTGGACCCCAGCTCCACGGACGCCAGGGTGGTGGACGCCGGGCTGGCAGACACCTCGCCGCGCCTGGACCCCTGCCTGCCGCACGCCGGCATGCCGCACCCCGTACCGCGCCGGGAGCTCCTTCGTGGGCAGCGTCCTGAAAGCGGTGTCGGGGAAAG ATGCCGATGAAGCTGTCGGTGGTGGGAGTGCATTTTCCAAGGACAAATCTGCCTCTACACCAAAGCCAAGAG AGCCTGAAGTTGGTCTGCTGGAGAGCGTGAGGGAGCTGAGAGCCGTGGTCTCCGACCTCACCATGCTGAGCTCCCGCatccaggagctggagcagagcgaGTTCAAGGCGCTGCAGACGGAGAT ctctgACCTGCAGCTCCGTCTGGAGACGGTGACAGCTGAGAGCCAGGAGAAGATGGACGCCCAGGCTGCCACCATCACCAAGCTGAACAAGGCGCTGAGGGGCAAGCTAGAG AACGAGAAGGAGCTGCAGGACGTGGTGaaacagcaggaagagaagatGCTGCAACTCATTGACAAGAGTGGGGAAGTCACG AGGCTGAAGGGAGAGGTCTCCCAGCTGAAGCGCTCGCTCCAGCGCGCGGAGACGGAGGCCAAGGTGCTGTGGGAGGAGATGCGGGGGCAGGAGCCCAAGGTGGACGCTGCCTACGTCCAGGAGCGAGTTCTGCTGCGGCAGGag GTGGACaagctgcggctgctgctgctggagaaagaGGATGAGAATCTGCTGCTCTCGGACAAGCACCTGGAGCAG GTCCAAGGGCTGGAGCTGAGGCTCCATCAGGCCCAGAAAGTGCTGAGGACCCACGAGGAGATGCAGGAAAAGATGAAAGAG GTCCTGTCGGTGGTCCCTGAGGTGGCAGCGGGCTGCCAGGAGCTCCAGAGCCTGCTGCGGTACTTGGGCCTGAAGCCGGCCAGCGTCAGCAAGGAAGCTGCTGAGCCGCTATAG